From the genome of Chelonia mydas isolate rCheMyd1 chromosome 2, rCheMyd1.pri.v2, whole genome shotgun sequence, one region includes:
- the NAPG gene encoding gamma-soluble NSF attachment protein isoform X2 — protein sequence MAAQKINEALEHIAKAEKYLKTGFLKWKPDYDSAATEYGKAGVAFKNAKQFEQAKDAYLREAEAHANNRALFHAAKAYEQAGMMLKEMQKLPEAVQLIEKASTMYLENGTPDTAAIALERAGKLIESMNPEKAVQLYQQTASVFENEERLRQAVELLGKASRLLVRGRRLDEAALSIQKEKNIYKEVENYPTCYKKTIAQVLVHLHRHDYVAAERCVRESYSIPGFNGSEDCAALEQLLEGYDNQDQDQVSNVCNSPLFKYMDNDYAKLALSLAVPGGGTKKKSPVTTLDKAGGPAAVGSHAEEEDDEYSGGLC from the exons ATGGCGGCGCAGAAGATCAACGAGGCGCTGGAGCACATCGCCAAGGCGGAGAAATA CCTGAAAACTGGATTCTTAAAGTGGAAACCAGACTATGATAGTGCAGCTACTGAATATGGAAAGGCAG GTGTTGCTTTTAAGAATGCCAAACAGTTTGAGCAGGCAAAGGACGCCTATTTGAGGGAAGCTGAAGCACATGCAAATAATAGAGC TCTCTTCCATGCTGCCAA AGCTTATGAACAAGCTGGCATGATGTTAAAG GAGATGCAAAAACTTCCTGAAGCAGTTCAGCTAATTGAGAAGGCCAGTACGATGTACCTGGAGAATGGAACACCTGACACAGCAGCTATTGCACTGGAACGGGCTGGAAA GCTAATAGAAAGTATGAACCCAGAAAAGGCTGTACAACTCTATCAGCAGACAGCATCAGTGTTCGAA AATGAAGAACGTTTACGGCAGGCTGTAGAATTGCTAGGGAAGGCCTCAAGACTTTTAGTCAGAGGACGCAG ATTAGATGAGGCTGCATTGTctattcagaaggaaaaaaatatttataaagaagTTGAAAATTATCCAACATGTTATAAG aaaactaTTGCTCAAGTCTTAGTTCATCTTCATAGACATGACTATGTTGCTGCAGAAAGATGTGTCAGGGAAAGTTACAG TATACCGGGATTCAATGGAAGTGAAGACTGTGCAGCACTAGAACAGCTTCTAGAAGGCTATGACAACCAGGACCAGGATCAAGTTTCTAATGTCTGTAACTCACCACTCTTCAAGTACATGGACAATGAC TATGCCAAGCTAGCTCTTAGTTTGGCGGTCCCAGGAGGAGGAACTAAGAAGAAATCACCAGTTACTACACTGGACAAAGCAGGAGGACCGGCCGCAGTTGGCTCCCATGCTGAGGAGGAAGATGATGAATATTCTGGTGGACTATGCTAG
- the NAPG gene encoding gamma-soluble NSF attachment protein isoform X1 encodes MAAQKINEALEHIAKAEKYLKTGFLKWKPDYDSAATEYGKAGVAFKNAKQFEQAKDAYLREAEAHANNRAYLFTDGFMACILNFGSVTSSLFHAAKAYEQAGMMLKEMQKLPEAVQLIEKASTMYLENGTPDTAAIALERAGKLIESMNPEKAVQLYQQTASVFENEERLRQAVELLGKASRLLVRGRRLDEAALSIQKEKNIYKEVENYPTCYKKTIAQVLVHLHRHDYVAAERCVRESYSIPGFNGSEDCAALEQLLEGYDNQDQDQVSNVCNSPLFKYMDNDYAKLALSLAVPGGGTKKKSPVTTLDKAGGPAAVGSHAEEEDDEYSGGLC; translated from the exons ATGGCGGCGCAGAAGATCAACGAGGCGCTGGAGCACATCGCCAAGGCGGAGAAATA CCTGAAAACTGGATTCTTAAAGTGGAAACCAGACTATGATAGTGCAGCTACTGAATATGGAAAGGCAG GTGTTGCTTTTAAGAATGCCAAACAGTTTGAGCAGGCAAAGGACGCCTATTTGAGGGAAGCTGAAGCACATGCAAATAATAGAGCGTATCTTTTCACTGATG GTTTTATGGCTTGTATCCTTAACTTTGGCTCTGTTACATCCAGTCTCTTCCATGCTGCCAA AGCTTATGAACAAGCTGGCATGATGTTAAAG GAGATGCAAAAACTTCCTGAAGCAGTTCAGCTAATTGAGAAGGCCAGTACGATGTACCTGGAGAATGGAACACCTGACACAGCAGCTATTGCACTGGAACGGGCTGGAAA GCTAATAGAAAGTATGAACCCAGAAAAGGCTGTACAACTCTATCAGCAGACAGCATCAGTGTTCGAA AATGAAGAACGTTTACGGCAGGCTGTAGAATTGCTAGGGAAGGCCTCAAGACTTTTAGTCAGAGGACGCAG ATTAGATGAGGCTGCATTGTctattcagaaggaaaaaaatatttataaagaagTTGAAAATTATCCAACATGTTATAAG aaaactaTTGCTCAAGTCTTAGTTCATCTTCATAGACATGACTATGTTGCTGCAGAAAGATGTGTCAGGGAAAGTTACAG TATACCGGGATTCAATGGAAGTGAAGACTGTGCAGCACTAGAACAGCTTCTAGAAGGCTATGACAACCAGGACCAGGATCAAGTTTCTAATGTCTGTAACTCACCACTCTTCAAGTACATGGACAATGAC TATGCCAAGCTAGCTCTTAGTTTGGCGGTCCCAGGAGGAGGAACTAAGAAGAAATCACCAGTTACTACACTGGACAAAGCAGGAGGACCGGCCGCAGTTGGCTCCCATGCTGAGGAGGAAGATGATGAATATTCTGGTGGACTATGCTAG